The following coding sequences are from one Sulfitobacter sp. HNIBRBA3233 window:
- a CDS encoding multidrug effflux MFS transporter: MNKIRDDLPPVQFGNRRSPPHILTLILLAGMSACVMNMFLPSLPKMADHFGTDYSVMQLSVAVYLAVSGVLQIFVGPLSDKFGRRPVILLGLVIFLIATVGCIFAPTIEVFLFFRMLQAAIATAMVLSRAAVRDMYSQDVAASMIGYVTMGMAVVPMISPALGGILDEWFGWEAVFWALFVAGALTLVLAWFDMGETAIRSGKTLTQQFGEYPELLRSPRFWGYAMAAGFSSGAFFAYLGGAPFVGKEVFGMSPSTLGFFFGAPAVGYFLGNFITARFSVRFGINAMVFWGCIANAVGSTISLLIFMAGYGSPFSFFGMMTLVGLGNGLCIPNATAGMLSVRPHLAGTASGLGGALMIGGGAGLSALAGALLTPQSGAFPLLWIMLITAILGFLSIAMVVRRERALMLAGKPAE; the protein is encoded by the coding sequence ATGAACAAGATCCGTGATGATCTGCCCCCTGTCCAATTTGGCAACCGCAGGTCCCCGCCCCACATTCTTACCCTGATCCTGCTGGCTGGCATGTCCGCCTGCGTGATGAACATGTTCCTGCCCAGCCTGCCCAAGATGGCGGACCATTTCGGCACGGACTACAGCGTCATGCAGCTGTCCGTGGCGGTCTATCTGGCCGTGTCGGGCGTCTTGCAGATCTTTGTGGGGCCGCTGTCGGACAAATTCGGTCGCCGGCCCGTCATTCTGCTGGGGCTGGTGATTTTCTTGATCGCGACCGTGGGATGTATCTTTGCCCCGACCATCGAGGTCTTCCTGTTCTTCCGCATGTTGCAAGCCGCGATCGCCACGGCGATGGTGCTCAGCCGTGCGGCGGTGCGCGATATGTACAGCCAGGACGTGGCCGCATCGATGATCGGCTATGTCACGATGGGCATGGCTGTCGTGCCGATGATCAGCCCCGCACTGGGCGGCATTCTGGATGAATGGTTCGGCTGGGAGGCGGTCTTCTGGGCGCTGTTTGTCGCCGGTGCGCTGACGCTGGTTCTGGCATGGTTCGACATGGGCGAGACGGCGATCCGCTCGGGCAAGACGCTGACACAGCAGTTCGGCGAATACCCCGAACTTCTGCGCAGCCCGCGGTTCTGGGGCTACGCGATGGCCGCCGGATTTTCGTCGGGGGCGTTTTTCGCCTATCTGGGCGGTGCGCCCTTCGTCGGCAAAGAGGTCTTCGGCATGTCGCCCTCGACGCTCGGCTTTTTCTTCGGTGCGCCGGCGGTGGGGTATTTTCTGGGCAACTTCATTACCGCGCGCTTCTCGGTGCGGTTCGGGATCAACGCGATGGTGTTCTGGGGCTGTATCGCCAATGCGGTCGGCAGCACGATTTCGCTGCTGATCTTCATGGCAGGCTACGGATCGCCCTTCAGCTTCTTCGGGATGATGACGCTGGTCGGTCTGGGCAACGGTCTGTGCATTCCCAATGCGACGGCGGGGATGTTGTCGGTGCGCCCGCATCTTGCGGGCACGGCATCGGGGCTTGGCGGCGCGCTCATGATCGGCGGCGGTGCCGGGCTGAGCGCGCTGGCGGGCGCGCTGCTGACGCCGCAATCGGGGGCCTTCCCGCTGTTGTGGATCATGCTGATCACCGCCATCCTCGGCTTCCTGTCGATCGCGATGGTCGTGCGCCGCGAACGCGCGCTGATGCTGGCCGGAAAGCCCGCCGAGTAG